From Brevibacillus marinus, a single genomic window includes:
- a CDS encoding 5-formyltetrahydrofolate cyclo-ligase, with protein sequence MGGKREEASGATQAKGMLRQQMARKRAELSVSERRARSAAAVKQLLGLAPLAAKRTIMAFYPFRDEIDIRPFLDAARQRGQEVWLPLTEPAARRIHPYVYSGRDCLRPGAYGIWEPDPDRAPKADPARLEAVVVPGLAFDRCGGRLGYGGGYYDRFFAALAKRPLLVGFAFSVQLVDAVPRESHDITLDYLVTEQGMLGPFAK encoded by the coding sequence ATGGGCGGCAAGCGGGAGGAGGCAAGCGGAGCGACACAAGCAAAAGGAATGCTGCGGCAGCAGATGGCCCGGAAGCGGGCGGAACTGTCGGTCAGCGAGCGCAGGGCGCGTTCCGCTGCGGCCGTCAAGCAACTGCTCGGGTTGGCGCCGCTCGCTGCCAAGCGAACGATCATGGCCTTTTATCCGTTTCGCGATGAGATTGACATCCGGCCGTTTCTGGACGCGGCCCGCCAGCGCGGCCAAGAGGTGTGGCTGCCGCTGACCGAGCCGGCCGCCCGGCGCATTCACCCATACGTCTACAGCGGGAGGGACTGTCTGCGGCCGGGGGCGTACGGCATTTGGGAACCGGATCCGGATCGCGCGCCCAAGGCCGATCCCGCCCGCCTGGAGGCGGTCGTCGTCCCGGGGTTGGCATTTGACCGCTGCGGCGGCCGCCTGGGCTATGGCGGCGGTTACTACGACCGGTTTTTCGCCGCGCTGGCGAAGCGGCCGCTGCTGGTCGGGTTTGCCTTTTCCGTACAGCTGGTCGATGCCGTTCCGCGGGAGAGCCACGATATCACGCTCGACTACCTGGTGACGGAACAGGGGATGTTGGGTCCGTTTGCAAAATAA
- a CDS encoding MogA/MoaB family molybdenum cofactor biosynthesis protein: protein MPDWKIGVITASDTIAKGEREDDRIHILRQLIREWLQAEVAVYRIVPDDMEELKEQMIELVDREKCDLLIVTGGTSLSPRDVTPEVTSWVIDRVVPGLAEEMRRASVQQSRRAMLTRAVVGTRGNSLIMNLPGNPRGVEICFTAIADMIPHALNILQGTRDASEDWGSPSGVQA, encoded by the coding sequence ATGCCAGACTGGAAAATCGGCGTGATCACCGCGAGTGATACGATTGCCAAGGGTGAACGGGAAGATGACCGGATCCACATCCTGCGCCAATTGATCCGAGAGTGGCTGCAGGCGGAGGTGGCGGTGTACCGGATCGTTCCCGACGACATGGAAGAATTGAAGGAGCAGATGATCGAACTGGTTGACCGAGAGAAGTGCGATTTGTTGATTGTCACAGGCGGCACCAGCCTTTCGCCGCGCGATGTGACCCCGGAAGTGACTTCCTGGGTGATCGACCGGGTTGTCCCTGGTTTGGCGGAAGAGATGAGACGGGCTTCGGTGCAGCAGTCGCGGCGGGCGATGCTCACCCGGGCGGTGGTGGGCACACGGGGCAACAGCTTGATTATGAACCTGCCGGGAAACCCGCGCGGCGTGGAAATCTGTTTTACCGCCATTGCCGATATGATTCCGCATGCGCTCAATATCTTGCAGGGAACGCGAGATGCCAGCGAAGATTGGGGGAGTCCGAGTGGGGTCCAAGCCTAA
- a CDS encoding molybdopterin-binding protein: protein MPAKIGGVRVGSKPNFREVPVREAVGMVLPHDMTQILPGQFKGRLFKKGHVITEADIEPLLSIGKEHIYVLEMPPDHLHEDDAAERIARAVAGRGLTLSEPYEGKVTLKAEYLGLAKVQEAAVHAINELEAIALATITTNQVVSAGQAVAAARIIPLIIEEARIVELEARAKTFPQPIVQVVPIPPRKAGLVTTGKEVYSGRIADKFGPVIRAKLEALGASVLEQRIVPDDKEKIEQEIRRFLDLGVDLVLVTGGMSVDPDDRTPGAIAAVATEVVRYGTPMLPGSMMMVAYAGDVPILGLPGAVMHEPFTSFDVVLPRLLIGERITEQDITRLGYGGLRSG from the coding sequence ATGCCAGCGAAGATTGGGGGAGTCCGAGTGGGGTCCAAGCCTAACTTTCGTGAAGTTCCGGTTCGGGAAGCGGTCGGTATGGTCCTGCCGCACGACATGACCCAAATCCTGCCCGGACAATTTAAGGGCCGCTTGTTTAAAAAAGGTCACGTGATTACGGAAGCGGACATTGAGCCGCTGCTGTCGATCGGCAAGGAGCACATCTACGTGCTGGAGATGCCGCCCGACCACCTGCACGAGGACGACGCGGCGGAGCGAATCGCCCGTGCGGTGGCCGGCAGGGGACTGACGCTCAGCGAACCATATGAAGGCAAGGTTACGCTGAAAGCGGAGTACCTTGGGCTGGCCAAGGTGCAGGAAGCGGCTGTTCACGCGATCAACGAGCTGGAAGCGATTGCGCTGGCGACGATTACCACCAACCAGGTGGTTTCCGCCGGGCAGGCGGTAGCGGCGGCGCGCATCATCCCGCTGATTATCGAGGAAGCGCGGATCGTAGAGCTGGAAGCGCGGGCCAAGACATTTCCCCAGCCGATCGTACAGGTCGTGCCGATTCCGCCGCGAAAAGCGGGCTTGGTGACGACCGGTAAAGAGGTGTACAGCGGCCGGATCGCAGACAAGTTCGGACCGGTGATCCGCGCCAAGCTGGAGGCATTGGGGGCAAGCGTGCTGGAGCAGCGGATCGTTCCCGATGACAAGGAAAAGATTGAGCAGGAGATTCGCCGCTTTCTCGATCTGGGCGTCGACCTGGTGCTGGTCACTGGGGGGATGTCGGTCGATCCGGATGATCGCACGCCCGGCGCAATCGCTGCGGTGGCGACAGAAGTGGTTCGCTACGGCACCCCGATGCTGCCCGGCTCGATGATGATGGTCGCCTACGCCGGGGATGTGCCGATTCTCGGGTTGCCGGGTGCGGTGATGCACGAGCCGTTTACTTCGTTCGACGTTGTGTTGCCGCGCCTGCTGATCGGCGAGCGGATCACCGAACAGGATATTACCCGTCTCGGATACGGCGGCCTGCGCAGCGGCTGA
- the tatA gene encoding twin-arginine translocase TatA/TatE family subunit: MPSSIGVSGLILILILALVLFGPKKLPELGRAIGQTLKEFKNATRGLTQEDEDSARKPQTAAAEIKDPEREKLEQEIRERVQAEIREKMEQERLRAEKEQPKA, encoded by the coding sequence ATGCCAAGTTCAATTGGAGTTTCTGGTTTGATTTTGATCCTGATCCTCGCCCTGGTTCTGTTTGGCCCGAAAAAACTGCCGGAATTGGGACGAGCAATCGGCCAAACCTTGAAAGAGTTCAAGAACGCCACGCGCGGCCTGACCCAAGAGGATGAGGACAGCGCGCGCAAGCCGCAGACAGCCGCAGCTGAAATCAAGGATCCGGAACGGGAGAAGTTGGAACAGGAGATTCGCGAGCGGGTACAAGCGGAGATTCGCGAAAAGATGGAGCAGGAGCGTCTGCGGGCAGAGAAGGAGCAGCCGAAGGCGTAG
- the tatC gene encoding twin-arginine translocase subunit TatC: MSGEKAGGLMRKTRDMTLEEHLGELRKRIIRVLVVFVLAMVVGLFYADVVIQYVQANPVSEEVPLSGLVSLSPSDALRVYMQFAFLIAVVITLPVALLELWAFVAPGLRPLEKRVALRFIPAALLLFLLGLAFGYYIVFPMILPFMVGFTEKIGTQPLYGVAEYFGFMFNIVLPFGFLFELPIIVMFLTRLRILNPARLARMRRVAYFVLAVIAITLTPPEIVSDILVTIPLLVLYEASIWLSTLVYRKQLQEDEAWEREFADQES, translated from the coding sequence ATGTCAGGTGAAAAGGCTGGTGGCTTGATGCGGAAGACTCGTGATATGACGCTGGAGGAGCACCTGGGGGAACTGCGCAAGCGGATCATCCGGGTGCTGGTGGTATTTGTCCTGGCCATGGTCGTCGGCTTGTTTTACGCCGATGTCGTGATTCAGTACGTACAGGCGAACCCTGTTTCCGAGGAGGTTCCCCTGTCGGGATTGGTTTCCCTGTCTCCTTCGGATGCGCTTCGGGTTTATATGCAGTTCGCATTCCTGATCGCTGTCGTGATCACCCTGCCGGTGGCGCTGTTGGAGCTGTGGGCGTTTGTCGCTCCCGGGCTGCGGCCGCTGGAAAAACGGGTGGCGCTCCGCTTCATCCCGGCGGCACTCTTGCTGTTCCTGCTGGGATTGGCGTTTGGCTACTACATCGTCTTTCCGATGATTTTGCCGTTCATGGTCGGGTTCACGGAAAAGATCGGAACGCAACCGCTGTACGGGGTTGCCGAATATTTTGGCTTCATGTTTAATATCGTGCTGCCGTTCGGCTTTTTGTTCGAGCTGCCGATCATCGTCATGTTTCTCACGCGGCTCAGGATCCTCAATCCCGCCCGTCTGGCGCGCATGCGGCGGGTCGCCTACTTCGTCCTGGCGGTGATTGCGATTACCTTAACCCCGCCGGAGATCGTCAGCGACATCCTGGTGACGATTCCGCTCTTGGTCTTGTACGAGGCGAGCATCTGGCTTTCGACGCTGGTGTATCGCAAACAGCTGCAGGAAGACGAGGCGTGGGAGCGGGAGTTTGCCGATCAGGAATCATAA
- a CDS encoding Bax inhibitor-1/YccA family protein, with protein MEYQISQPYGRVESNFSKLLRMFAVSLLVSAIGSAFGTAFVPPALILPLVIVELLMLVGAFMVRRRGVRVGYLFTFAFVFISGITLGPTLQYYAMRGEAALVNTAFFLAAGIFVGLAAYAYFSKRDFSFLGGMLFAGLIGLILLHLLNLFVPLGSTLQLLMASAGVLIFSGYILYDISNYKYGLADEDIPLAVISLYLDFINLFLSLLRLLGLSSSDD; from the coding sequence GTGGAATACCAAATCAGTCAGCCGTACGGCAGGGTGGAGAGCAACTTTTCCAAACTGCTGCGGATGTTTGCCGTTTCCCTGCTCGTCTCGGCCATCGGTTCCGCGTTTGGCACGGCGTTTGTGCCGCCGGCGCTGATTCTGCCGCTGGTCATTGTGGAGTTGTTGATGCTGGTCGGCGCGTTCATGGTGCGCCGCCGCGGTGTGCGCGTCGGCTACCTGTTTACGTTCGCGTTTGTCTTCATCAGCGGGATTACGCTCGGTCCGACGCTGCAGTACTACGCGATGCGCGGGGAAGCTGCGCTTGTCAACACCGCCTTCTTCCTGGCGGCGGGAATTTTCGTCGGTCTGGCGGCTTACGCCTATTTCAGCAAGCGGGACTTCAGCTTCCTGGGCGGCATGCTGTTTGCCGGCCTGATCGGCTTGATCCTGCTGCATCTGCTGAATTTGTTCGTTCCGCTGGGCAGCACGCTGCAGCTGTTGATGGCATCCGCCGGTGTCCTGATCTTCAGCGGCTACATTCTCTACGACATCTCCAACTACAAGTACGGCCTTGCCGATGAAGATATTCCGCTGGCCGTGATTTCCCTCTATCTCGACTTTATCAACTTGTTCTTGTCCCTCCTGCGCTTGCTCGGACTGTCCAGCAGCGACGACTGA
- a CDS encoding CAP domain-containing protein, with protein sequence MVMRKLVMTLAALFAIGLIAQPFVSRFFALLPVKPQPTTLYIDGKKVTESEQQGYFFNGDEHLPAAIEYQGTLYVPLQLVGKHTQQAVGWDTASRTAWLGKPPLSQPAAAETPPSPEQAGTGNRSQTAANRDSTAAANTPLTASEQREPAAQAAEQALPALFGIKLGDRAEQVTALLGAPARREPSALGYEWWIYNQDPNQYIQVGIAAGKVVDLYSNSPHARIGPVTLGTSYETLRRHYPLKGIVTFSYSGAQVEITNLTGERPLVMVQNSGLIFYLDKHNGKRVTALRMIGPLQLLQGGFYETKWTFRGQSPNFDPPPLSSQARAAVNAAHERQILDLVNAIRHRYKLPRLHWSEKAAQVARQHSRDMKEKQFFDHVSATTGLDPFERLKQAGISYQLAGENIAAGFVDAIEAHESWMNSLGHRKNVLEKGFTHLGVGVNTDYYTQNFLTPQ encoded by the coding sequence ATGGTGATGCGAAAGCTTGTGATGACACTTGCCGCACTCTTCGCGATCGGACTGATCGCGCAGCCGTTTGTCAGCCGTTTTTTCGCTTTATTACCCGTCAAGCCGCAGCCGACCACCCTGTATATCGACGGGAAAAAGGTGACGGAAAGCGAACAGCAGGGGTATTTTTTCAACGGAGACGAACACCTGCCGGCGGCGATCGAATACCAGGGAACGCTGTACGTGCCGCTTCAGTTGGTCGGCAAACACACCCAGCAAGCGGTTGGCTGGGATACAGCGAGCCGCACAGCCTGGCTGGGAAAACCGCCCCTGTCCCAACCAGCCGCAGCGGAAACGCCGCCTTCGCCGGAACAAGCAGGCACCGGCAACCGCTCGCAAACTGCTGCCAATCGGGACAGCACCGCCGCCGCCAACACACCGCTCACCGCAAGCGAACAGCGCGAACCAGCAGCGCAAGCAGCAGAGCAAGCGCTCCCCGCCCTGTTTGGCATCAAGTTGGGAGATCGCGCCGAACAGGTAACCGCCCTGCTTGGGGCACCCGCCCGTCGTGAGCCCAGTGCATTGGGCTACGAATGGTGGATTTACAATCAAGATCCGAACCAATACATTCAGGTAGGGATTGCCGCGGGAAAAGTGGTGGACCTCTACTCCAACTCACCGCACGCCCGCATCGGTCCGGTCACCCTCGGCACCAGCTACGAGACACTCCGCCGCCACTACCCGCTGAAGGGGATCGTGACGTTTTCCTACAGCGGTGCACAGGTGGAGATCACCAACCTGACGGGCGAGCGGCCGCTCGTCATGGTGCAAAACAGCGGGCTGATCTTCTACCTTGACAAACACAACGGAAAACGAGTGACCGCCCTGCGCATGATCGGCCCGCTTCAGCTGCTGCAAGGGGGCTTTTACGAAACCAAGTGGACCTTCCGCGGGCAAAGCCCCAACTTTGATCCGCCGCCTCTGTCGAGCCAAGCGCGGGCAGCGGTGAACGCCGCTCACGAACGGCAAATACTCGACTTGGTCAATGCGATCCGCCACCGCTACAAGCTGCCCCGCCTGCACTGGAGCGAAAAGGCGGCACAAGTGGCCCGTCAGCACAGCCGCGACATGAAGGAAAAACAGTTTTTCGATCATGTTTCCGCCACAACGGGGTTGGATCCGTTCGAGCGGCTGAAGCAGGCCGGCATCTCCTATCAACTGGCCGGCGAGAACATCGCCGCCGGCTTCGTCGATGCGATCGAAGCGCACGAGAGCTGGATGAACAGCCTCGGGCACCGCAAAAACGTGTTGGAAAAGGGATTCACCCATCTCGGCGTGGGCGTGAACACGGATTACTATACCCAGAACTTCCTCACGCCGCAGTGA
- the groES gene encoding co-chaperone GroES, translated as MLKPLGDRVVIEPISKEETTASGIVLPDTAKEKPQEGRVIAVGSGRVADNGERIALEVKEGDKVIFSKYAGTEVKIDNKELLVMRESDILAIID; from the coding sequence GTGCTGAAGCCATTAGGTGACCGTGTGGTTATCGAACCAATCTCGAAAGAAGAAACGACCGCTAGCGGTATCGTACTGCCTGACACGGCAAAGGAAAAACCGCAAGAAGGCCGCGTTATCGCCGTAGGATCCGGTCGCGTAGCCGATAACGGCGAACGGATTGCGCTGGAAGTAAAAGAAGGCGACAAGGTCATCTTCTCCAAGTACGCTGGTACGGAAGTGAAAATTGACAATAAAGAACTGCTCGTCATGCGCGAGTCTGACATTTTGGCGATTATCGACTAA
- the groL gene encoding chaperonin GroEL (60 kDa chaperone family; promotes refolding of misfolded polypeptides especially under stressful conditions; forms two stacked rings of heptamers to form a barrel-shaped 14mer; ends can be capped by GroES; misfolded proteins enter the barrel where they are refolded when GroES binds), which produces MAKQIKFSEEARRSMLRGVETLANAVKVTLGPKGRNVVLEKKFGSPLITNDGVTIAKEIELEDPYENMGAQLVKEVATKTNDVAGDGTTTATVLAHAMIREGLKNVTAGANPMVVRRGMDKAVRAAVEEIKKIAKPVENKASIAQVAAISADDKEVGELIAEAMEKVGKDGVITVEESKGFVTELEVVEGMQFDRGYASPYMVTNTDKMEAVLENPYILITDKKISNIQEILPILEQVVQSGKPLLIIAEDVEGEALATLVVNKLRGTFTAVAVKAPGFGDRRKAMLGDIAALTGGEVITEELGLELKSTKLSQLGRAGKVVVTKETTTIVEGAGDKAEIDSRIAQIKQQIEDTTSDFDREKLQERLAKLAGGVAVIKVGAATETELKERKLRIEDALNSTRAAVEEGIVPGGGTALVNAIKAVEALKVEGEEAVGVQIVLRALEEPVRQIAANAGLEGSVIVQRLKTEQPGIGFNAATEEWVNMIEAGIVDAAKVTRSALSNAASVAAMFLTTEAVVADKPEENKNQGGMPDMGGMGMM; this is translated from the coding sequence ATGGCAAAACAAATCAAGTTTTCTGAGGAAGCCCGCCGCTCCATGCTCCGCGGTGTGGAGACGCTTGCCAATGCGGTTAAAGTAACGTTGGGTCCAAAAGGCCGCAACGTCGTTTTGGAGAAAAAGTTCGGTTCCCCGCTGATCACCAATGATGGTGTAACGATCGCGAAAGAAATTGAACTGGAAGATCCGTATGAAAACATGGGTGCGCAGCTGGTGAAAGAAGTTGCCACCAAAACCAACGATGTTGCCGGTGACGGTACGACCACGGCCACCGTTCTGGCCCATGCGATGATCCGCGAAGGTCTGAAAAACGTAACCGCCGGCGCCAATCCGATGGTCGTGCGCCGCGGTATGGACAAAGCCGTTCGGGCCGCTGTGGAAGAGATCAAGAAAATTGCCAAACCGGTGGAAAACAAAGCTTCGATCGCACAAGTTGCTGCCATTTCCGCTGATGACAAGGAAGTTGGCGAACTGATCGCCGAAGCGATGGAAAAAGTCGGCAAAGACGGCGTGATCACGGTCGAAGAGTCCAAAGGATTTGTCACCGAATTGGAAGTTGTGGAAGGGATGCAGTTCGACCGCGGCTACGCTTCTCCGTACATGGTTACCAACACGGATAAAATGGAAGCGGTGCTGGAAAATCCGTACATCCTGATCACGGACAAAAAGATTTCCAACATCCAGGAGATCTTGCCGATTCTGGAGCAAGTTGTGCAAAGCGGCAAACCGCTCCTGATCATCGCAGAAGACGTGGAAGGCGAAGCGCTGGCTACCCTGGTCGTAAACAAACTGCGCGGTACGTTCACTGCTGTAGCAGTTAAAGCGCCTGGATTCGGCGATCGCCGCAAAGCAATGCTGGGCGACATCGCAGCGCTGACCGGCGGCGAAGTGATTACCGAAGAACTGGGCCTTGAGCTGAAATCCACCAAGCTGTCGCAACTGGGCCGTGCCGGCAAAGTAGTCGTGACCAAAGAAACTACGACGATCGTGGAAGGTGCCGGCGACAAAGCGGAAATCGACAGCCGCATTGCACAAATCAAACAGCAAATTGAAGACACTACCTCTGACTTCGACCGCGAGAAGCTGCAAGAGCGTCTGGCCAAACTGGCTGGCGGCGTAGCTGTGATCAAGGTTGGCGCTGCTACCGAAACCGAACTGAAAGAAAGAAAACTGCGCATTGAAGATGCGCTCAACTCCACTCGCGCAGCCGTTGAAGAAGGTATTGTGCCTGGCGGCGGTACGGCGCTGGTAAATGCAATCAAAGCGGTTGAAGCGCTGAAAGTGGAAGGCGAAGAAGCTGTTGGCGTGCAAATCGTGCTGCGCGCACTGGAAGAACCTGTTCGCCAAATCGCCGCTAACGCCGGTCTGGAAGGCTCCGTTATCGTGCAACGGCTGAAAACCGAACAACCTGGCATCGGCTTCAACGCAGCTACGGAAGAGTGGGTAAACATGATTGAAGCAGGTATCGTGGACGCTGCAAAAGTTACCCGTTCCGCACTTTCCAATGCAGCATCGGTAGCTGCGATGTTCCTGACCACCGAAGCTGTGGTTGCCGACAAACCGGAAGAAAACAAAAACCAAGGCGGCATGCCGGACATGGGCGGAATGGGCATGATGTAA
- a CDS encoding helix-turn-helix domain-containing protein, protein MEAVRLHVEEKWTYRQITERFGIPDKDRVKKWVRIYRKCGLTALEDLSARKSHS, encoded by the coding sequence GTGGAAGCAGTTCGCCTGCACGTGGAAGAAAAATGGACATATCGCCAAATTACCGAACGTTTTGGGATACCGGACAAGGATCGCGTGAAAAAATGGGTGAGGATTTATCGGAAATGCGGTCTAACAGCACTGGAGGATCTATCGGCGAGGAAATCCCATTCGTAG
- a CDS encoding alpha/beta hydrolase, whose translation MFEYDRSLPLGFEESSSVKKDGYSIRDVSYLSPLGGRVPAYLIVPNIEAQTLPAVIFMHPGQGNRTTFLSEAEVLAAKGVISLLIDAPSMRNPLPQDLSQEQKLALLVEEVVDVQKYIQTVVDLRRGIDLLSTLENADINRLAYVGHSLGATWGGVLAGIEERIKAYVLMAGFSSVSEWHRTSEHPLASLIRHHLSSERFDQFISTLESLDAVHYIKNASPASLFFQFAQDDLFVSKEQAERFYDVASSPKEIAWYETDHLFTNCSAAYQERTQWILRELETLKK comes from the coding sequence ATGTTTGAGTATGATCGTTCATTGCCATTAGGTTTTGAGGAATCTTCATCTGTAAAGAAGGATGGCTATTCTATTAGAGATGTGTCTTATTTAAGCCCGCTTGGAGGTAGAGTACCTGCTTATTTGATTGTTCCAAATATAGAAGCTCAAACTTTACCGGCAGTTATTTTTATGCACCCTGGTCAAGGCAATAGGACGACTTTTTTATCAGAAGCTGAGGTCCTGGCTGCGAAAGGTGTAATTTCTCTTTTAATTGATGCACCTTCTATGAGAAATCCCCTCCCGCAAGATTTATCCCAAGAACAAAAATTAGCGCTTCTCGTAGAGGAGGTCGTTGATGTTCAGAAATACATTCAGACAGTAGTAGACCTTCGAAGAGGAATTGACCTACTTTCTACTTTGGAAAATGCTGACATTAACCGTCTTGCGTATGTTGGACATAGTTTGGGAGCTACTTGGGGTGGAGTGCTAGCCGGTATTGAGGAACGTATTAAGGCATATGTTCTCATGGCTGGCTTCTCTAGTGTGTCCGAATGGCATAGAACGAGCGAGCACCCATTAGCGTCCTTGATTCGTCATCATTTATCTAGTGAACGGTTTGATCAATTCATATCGACATTAGAGTCCTTGGATGCTGTTCATTACATCAAAAATGCTTCTCCGGCATCTCTGTTTTTTCAATTTGCACAAGATGACTTATTTGTATCGAAAGAACAAGCGGAAAGGTTCTATGATGTTGCAAGCTCGCCGAAGGAAATTGCTTGGTACGAAACAGACCATCTTTTCACGAATTGCTCTGCCGCATATCAAGAACGAACCCAATGGATTCTTCGGGAGCTGGAGACGTTAAAGAAGTGA
- a CDS encoding AAA family ATPase has product MSMIKLEQPHQAIAALIHNVETVLIGKKHVIELSVVALLAKGHVLLEDVPGVGKTMLVRSLARSIGGQFKRIQFTPDLLPTDVTGVSIFNQKTMEFEFRQGPIFANVILADEINRTSPKTQSALLEAMEEHSVTIDGHTHRLHQPFFVMATQNPLEYEGTFPLPEAQLDRFLLQLHLGYPTDQQELEMINGMLGEHPIERVQPVLSVEDVLALQRQVSEVTLSDAVKTYIVRLSQRSREHPDVYLGISPRGTLALCRAVQALAFVRGRDYVIPDDVKELVPYTFRHRMILKPEARLEGATVERVLSDLLRETRVPIS; this is encoded by the coding sequence ATGAGCATGATCAAGTTGGAGCAGCCGCATCAGGCGATAGCCGCGTTGATCCATAACGTGGAAACGGTCTTGATTGGAAAAAAACACGTGATCGAGCTGTCGGTTGTAGCGTTACTGGCGAAAGGGCACGTCCTGCTGGAAGATGTTCCGGGGGTCGGCAAAACGATGCTGGTTCGCTCGTTGGCCCGCTCGATCGGCGGACAGTTTAAACGCATTCAGTTTACCCCTGACCTTCTGCCCACCGACGTAACCGGCGTTTCGATTTTCAACCAAAAAACGATGGAGTTTGAATTCCGCCAAGGCCCCATTTTTGCGAATGTGATCCTCGCAGATGAAATCAACCGCACCTCTCCGAAAACACAGTCCGCCTTGCTGGAAGCCATGGAAGAGCACTCTGTCACCATTGACGGGCACACGCACCGTTTGCATCAGCCGTTCTTCGTCATGGCGACGCAAAACCCGTTGGAGTACGAGGGCACGTTCCCGCTGCCGGAAGCGCAGTTGGACCGGTTTTTGCTGCAGCTCCACTTGGGCTACCCGACGGATCAGCAAGAGCTGGAGATGATCAACGGCATGCTGGGAGAGCATCCCATCGAGCGCGTGCAGCCGGTGCTCTCGGTCGAAGACGTGTTGGCGCTGCAGCGGCAGGTGAGCGAAGTAACACTGAGCGATGCGGTGAAAACGTACATTGTGCGGCTTTCGCAGCGGTCCCGTGAGCACCCGGATGTTTACCTGGGGATAAGCCCAAGGGGAACGTTGGCACTCTGCCGGGCGGTGCAGGCACTGGCGTTTGTCAGGGGGCGGGATTACGTGATTCCGGACGATGTGAAAGAATTGGTGCCCTATACCTTTAGACACCGGATGATTTTGAAGCCGGAGGCCCGTCTGGAGGGTGCGACGGTGGAACGGGTGCTCTCCGACCTCCTGCGGGAGACGCGCGTGCCCATCAGTTGA